AACTCACGCAACTCATGCTCGCGGATGTCCTTCGTGATGACGTGCAGTACCTTGTGCTTCTCGGGAAACCCATCCGCGTTGGTGGCTTTCAGCTCTTCGAAGAAACACTGCATCAGACAGGCCCGATCGCGTTCGATCGACGAAGAGTTCCCACCGCGCGATCCATTGCCAGTGACCGTTTCGCCAAACTGTGGAGGAGGGCGTCCGTAGCTCGTATACTCACCGCCCGAACCGGAAGACGTACCTTGACCTCCGTAATACTGTCGTTTGCGTCGTCGATAGCTTCTTCCGTAGTCGCGCATCATCTGTTGCTCCTCCTCATTCCGATCCCGTCCGCGATCGGACATTTTCGTACGTCCATTTCGATCCTCCCCATTACGTTGGTCTCTTCGATCCATCTGCTGGCGTCTACCGCTTTCCTCCGGTCGTCCATTCATACGTCCATTTCCTCGCTCAGTTCCATCGTAACGACGGTCATAGTAAGACGGTTTCGTTCCTTGCTTGTTGTTCGCACCCTGCCTACCATCATTGCTGTCTTTTTCCTCATTCGTTTCGTCTGATGTTGATGAATCATAGTCCGGATACTCGTCACTTGTTCGATTTTCCGAACCACTGTTCGTTACCTTGTTCAGGCACGTTCGTACGATTCGCTTCACATCCTCCGTACTGGGACCTTCGCCTGTGCGGCAACGTAGCCCTTCGACCGGCCGGGACGTGCCTAACAGGAACACAAGCAAAATCACAGAACAAACGCCAATAGTGGCCGCTCTATCAACACACCCCATTCGACGATCCATGGAAGATCACGCCAACGGAGTTAATCCAACATGTCGCTGCTGTGGAGATACTAAACCCGCTTGATGATTAAATTCGCCAACTTGCCGCTACTCGCTTCGGATGTTCCGAAGAGCAGTGGAGTTTTATACTCGTCATAACAGGCCAGTTTTGATTGACTAATCGGCCAATTATTCTGTCAAAATGCACGATAACAATGGAGCACCTGGACATATTAATTGGCTTCGGCCTTGATTGGTGATCTGTCATTGCTCCAGATTCTACATTCACTACCACTTTCGAATTCTATTGCAGATGATACTGAAGCTGGAAATGATCACTAAAGAGCGAGAGCGTGAAATGGAGCGGCTGTGGAAAGAGTTCCAACGGGTGCTAAATCTTTACCTACGCAACACGGAAGAGTACCGGAATGAGTACAACACTCTACGCGATCAAGACTCTAGCGACACGAAGAACATCCAGGATCACTACGCCGAAGTTGCCCGACTCAGCGATCAAATTGCTGATCTGCGGCTCAAGCTGGCAACCCTGAAGGAGGAGCATGAGTTCAACATGAAACAGATGCAGAAAAGCAAAGCGGAATTACAGCACCGCGTACAAAACCTAAAGCAAGAGATGGAGCTCGGTACGCGACTGGACCAGGAACAGCTAAAAACGCTCGCTGTCTACAGTAATGACGCCATCAAACATCTGCAGGGCATGCAGAAGAAGGTGAAATCTATCTATCAAATAGCGAGCTTCTGCAAGAAGTACGAAACCGAATCGGAAGATCTGCTACCGTTTGTACAACGTCCCAAGGAGTCCCAGGGAGTACCGTCGGAGCTTCCGATCGCGGAACGGGCACTCGCCTTACCATCCACCACCGATCCGACGATGGATTCTTTCAAGCGCGAAGTGTTTGACACGGCTGAGCTGTTTGAAAGTTTCTGGATGCGATTCAATAAGGCACGCATTGATGTGGCCTGTCTGCGcgaagaaaagcaacaactCATCGACCGGAACGAACAGCTGAAGACACATCTCAAGGACTACCTCATCACGGTGAATATGAACAGTGGTGGGCCGGTAGAGTCGCACGTCGATCTGCTCACCAAACGTCCGACTTCGATGAAGATCGAGAAGCTGGTACGCATCGACGAGCAGGTGTTGGTGCAGGAAGGGACAAGGAAAACGGTACGATTCCGAGCCGGTGGACAGCAGATCGTACAGCGACCCGTAACCTGTATCGAAGGGAACCTTAGTAATGCGATCCGGAACGAGCGACTGCTGGGTGTTCGGGCGAAATCTTCCGATATATACTCCATGGTTCGTAATACGGCATAATCGAATGATCACAGTGAACTAGTATTTTGGAATAGATATACGAATCCACCAAAAATGTACTCCAAGGAAATTCCGGAGACGACCCCGGAGGACTATGTGGATAATGAACGTTTCTAACGAACAACTTCGGAGTGGAACACCAAATTTGGAGTTCAGTGTTGATCCGGAGATGATCCAGAGTTGATCTGTAGTTCGTAAGATTTGAAGTTCGTAAGATTCTGAGTTCGGAATCAGAGTTAATTTCTCCTGAATCGAAAACTTTTCAGGAACCATTTTGACTCCTTCTGGAGAATCATTTTACCTATCAGCAAAATAGTACCGAACCATGAAAGACTTTATGCgttaaagttttattaaataaaaatccttaCAACAATAGTGGGTGTGGAATGGTGATTAGTGCTTACAAAAAAAGTAGGACCGTAACAGAAAAAATATGCACTCATACACAAAAATGAAGCGTGTGATTAAGTTATGTCGCAACCGAACcgaatctttttgttttgttccggaTCCGTAGCGTATGACTTGGTTGTTCTAGCTAAACCGATGAGACGATCTGGTACCGGCTACGAGCACTGGTCGATCGGCTGCTACGAACGATTGTGTACGGCGGATCATAAACTCACCGGCGCTGGTCCGATAAGTGGGAGACATGGCCTGAAAGCGAACGAAGTATGGTAATGATAAGAGACGTAGTTTTCAAACATTCTCCCTAAACTTTCCATTACTCACCTGTAGTTTTGCCTCCACAATGCCTTTGTTATCTTCCGACAGTTGTATCTTCTGGCGGGCCAGCTTCAGTTCGCGGTCCAACCTTTTACGTTCCTCCTCTAGCTGTCTCAGCATACCTTCCGCTTCGAACAGCTTCTGCTCATTCTCCTGCTGCCGATGCTCGAACTCCATGCGCTTCTGTCGCTCCTGTTCCAGCAGACTCTTCTGCTCAGCCTGCAGCTGTTCCAGCTCCTCGCGCTTTTCCCACTCCTCGGCCAATACACGCGCCTGTAGCGCACGCACAATCTCCTCATCACGCTTGGCCTGTATCTCGTCCTCCAGCATCTTCTCCAGACACAGCTTTACGTCCTCCAGCTCGGCCACGCGCCGTGAGTCTTCCCGTGCGACGGCTTCGTACTGACGTGCCTGTGATTCAGCCGCCAAACGGGCCTGTTTTTCTCGCTCCAGCTGTACGTGGGTTTCCTCTAACCGGCGCAAATGTTGACTGCGTAGCTGTTCCTCCTCCCGTCGTCGCCGCTGTTCGGCTTCCCGTTGCTGCTTTCTTCTGTTGACCGTATCGCGCTGGAAACCTTCGCGCCCGGTAGAGTACGTTATGGCTAGCTGGAGAGCTGCAATCCACTGCAGCCGGGTCTTATGGTCGGGAGTCCCCAACTCATACGTCCGATCACCCGAAACAAGTGTGAATCGTTGCACTTTTTCCTGCTTGCCTGAGCTTGGATTACCCGCCGGTTTGACCATAAACCGGGAGTCTAGCACGATCGTACCGCAAACTTCCCGATCTGCCGGATGCTTATAGTACGACAACTCACAAGGCTGCAGCACGAAGAAGTACTCGCGGAACGTAGGCAACACGTAACCACGCCGGAACAGGTAACCCTTCTTGATGACGTCCTCGATCAGCGTTTGGTACATGTCACCGATCGCCTCACAGATCGACTCGCGGTAATCATTCACCTTATCGTAGTTCTTGAACCGTAACATCTCCAGCAACTCACCGAATTCTAGCGACTGATCGGACGTCCGCAGGTAGTCATACTTGCCATCACCATCGTAGTTAAGCCCGAGCGCATTTAGCAGATGCTTGATGATGATCAGCGCCTCCATCGGGTGTATCTTTACCGCGTACCGGTTCGGTTCGGATGCATCGGTGGAAAGATCGGCCACGAGACAGAATATGCGGAACAGCTTATAAACCGCTTCCTCCGTGTAGTATTGATCATTCGCCGGGAAATTCATCCTACACACCAACCAACACACCTATtgccaaaagcaaaaagaaggtGAACACTTTTTGTTAGTAGCTGATCGCCATCTATTCGCCAAAGCTAGGCGTTACCtcatcgattttggtttcaTAATTGCGCAGTGCCGCCAGGGGCAACTCATTGGACACACCGGCAAACACTTCCTGTGCCAGATAATACCGATAGTGTTCGAAGTTCAGTGTTGCCGTCGAACGGAAGTGATCCAGTCCACGCTCCACACCGTACAGATCCAGCAGTGTTGCGATGTTTGCCGTTAGCACCTGCGAAGAGAACAAAAACAGATAACGGAGAACCAGGAAGTAGAATTAAACAGAGACGATCGTCACACTATTTAATGAATGGTTCTAAAAATACTTTCAAGCGTTGTTAAATGGCTACTTCTACAGTAGCATTCATAGGGCAAAATAGGAAACATTCGGTTCGGTTCTGGGGTATCGGCAATAAAAAAGTGCTTTAGTCGGCCGTTTCGGGAACCGTTGCTGATGTTTgcggttaatttttattgcttcctcGTGGGTCGTTTTAAGGTGGCACATTTTACAACGCTTTATCCTCGCTTTTGGACAAGCCTTTTTTACGGTTCGATGAACACTCATTGGTCTACAATCCCTGGTACAACGCCCAGAGGTCGTACCTACTCTTCACAAACAAACTGGTGAAGGGATAGTCTAGCTTTGCCAGTAGTCCTGATACTCACCTTCAACTTAGACTTGCTCACAAATCCATCACGATTTTGCTGCAAAGCATTGAACGCATGGCATATACTGTTGGTAACGTTTTTCAGCAATGTCGCCATATTGATCCTGTTTCCAGCACGTTGAGCACGGTTGTTTGAATGTAGCACTTGTAACTGAATGTTGTTCGTTCACAGTTTCGCTTCGTACACGATTCACAATTACAGCGTAATCTTTAATAATCTGTTTTTGTCTACTCGATTTTTCGTCTATTAAACCCCTCTTAAGCTGATGGGTTAAAAAAACGTTCTTCGTCGATCCGAACCGTACACGCAACAACTAGGCGCACGTTTTACTGTCAGCTATTCGCACTCGTCCACGCACCAGCACATAATCCGACGAACGCATCCCGAAAACTGAACCGAGTTGAAACCACCAAACTATCCGGGAGCTGGTAAGCAACCTCACACGGTATACATGTGAGCGCCTCTGTTCTGTTCCTTTTCTATGCGGTGGGGCACACAAGTTTGCACAATCCGCTACGCTAGAAGACTCGGCAGAAATCGGCAGTCACAACACAGTCACAGTGCTCTTGctgttttcttctgcttttttttttgattattgaTGGCGGTAACAGGTTCGCTTCAAAACACTTGTGGCTACGATAAAAGGGgatagaatgaagaaattgcAATGATTAACCAACTAAATGCATCTCCCATAAGATAGCAGCACGTGGTGGTGGCGTACCCGTACTTTATCCCACCATTATCTTATggaaatacattttgttttggcgCTTCTGGGTATCTTTTGCTTACCCACCCTTATTACCACAACCCAACATGCCGAATCGTTTGCTAcgagataaacaaaacacccatCAACATAGTGCATTTTTACCATTGCCGATGAGAATGATGTCACAGCGTGGACAAGGGCGCACATACCTATTGGAGACGTATACATCTCGCACCCAAAACAATGGTGTGTTGTGAGCGCGTGCACGTGGTACGCCTTTGCATGAATAGTAACGTTGATAGGGGCTTCAGATTTATTGCACATGATGGATACGTTGTATGACAGGTGATAACTTCAATGAGCGGTTCTGAATGCACACCAAATTAGCTACACGCGATGGGACCGAACAAAGACGCTGGAATTTGATCGTCGTGATAGTTTGGATTTGGTTGACTGTTCTAAAAACCCAACAGGTTGACTCAAAAGACAATTCTTCGTCTAAAGATCGACTAAGTacagataattttacaaaagaacaaaagtcTAAGAGCTACTGGAAAAGATCTGTAAAGCCCACAAACCCAAAAATTATGTGTAAAGATAACTGTGAAGATCACTATTTTTCTTATGAGTTCTGCTACAACGTCAGAGGTAGGAAATATGATCAGAACTATAAGCTGtattttgaagaatttcaGTCGATGCGTTTAGTGATTCTACGGATTCTCTAAACTTCTCCATTCTTTTACGGAAAGTCTACTTTATAGTTGGGGTTAGTGTTGGGTGAATAATCtaattcagattcatgaatctgaaggaatctttgaactgaatgaatgactcTAAGTCTCTGTTATGAAGATTCAAGATTGGCAGGGAATAAACAACGATTCATGATTCTTTcaggatttttttgaaaattgattaatattttggtagtcggctcatgatttgaatgactcttatcaaaagattcaataagcacaacactagTTGAGGTTCTATTGTGACGTAGACATTATTGATCTTCAAGTATCCTGCATAGCAAAAGGATTATCAAACGACGGAGAAGATGACAGAGTACCGCCTATAATAGATTTCCAGAACTTTTTCTTACAAACACCAGAAATCTTTCTTGGGAACACCAAATTCATAACCATAGTACAAGCCTAGCCTACAAACAAAGAGGATTAAAAAGAGGAGGTTTTGTATATAAACTTATGTACTATGATTGAGACTTCATTGCTCTGATCTCGTGATGACAATGACACTAGGAATTACTAGGGACTGCTAGGGTCATAAAGCTTCTATTCATAAATCTAAGTCATTTGAATTCACCACAAACATTCACCGAACCTAACTAACTTGACTGTTGCAAGTAAACATTTATCCCAAAACCCAATCCTATCCAATATTCTTATATTCTTTATACTTCTTCTATTCATAGTAGTATCACCATTAAGGCGGTAACCCAACTTTGCAATTAATCTTATAACCCAACATCACCTGTTTCCCACACTTCCTGGACACTTTACCCGATATTTTCATTAATCTTCAAGCCTCCCAGATTACGATGAATCACGATCACGCTCTTCGGACAGTATCGATCGCCTTTCTCTCCTTTTCCAGCATCGAACAGAACTTGCCCGATTtcgatgtttgatttttgcgcGCTGATTAGGTTCCCTACAACCACCATATTAGGGATGGTCCAGCCAACCACACACATTCGGATGCGTGTACGAGCGTAACGCTTCTTAATTGCTAAACACCATTTCGCACACACCGGTGGCAGTAATCCCCCTCGGCACTGCTTTCCCGATCCATAGGCCCAACTTTTTCTCCCACGCGTTCACGCCACGAAGACCGCAATCGCAATCGCGCAAAACTTGCTTTGCGCGAATGATTATAAAACACACTCAACACCACCGATGTGCGTACCCAGGTTTGGGGTGGGCTTGCGCCAAATCCGACCGTATCGAAGAAACGTGATGTTGTTTTCGGACTTGTCGGATTGGAGATGTCAGGCTGCGGTGGAACAATTTGGACAGAACGGCTTTTCGGTCCCAGGGACGTGTTGATCCAGATTCGAAGATCAGCTCAGGAGACCggcaaaaccccaaaaacggtcACATTCACATCGGAAAAGAAATGATCGACCAGAATAATGTTGATCTGCTGAATGGTTCCGAAAGTGGACGACTGGCGACAACTGACCGCGAACATAACGATTCATTTATTTGAGTGCTTTTTCGACGCCATTCCGTGAAAAAAGATCGTTTGCGTCTCTTGTCCGCTTGTGATGTGCGGCCATGTTAAAAGCAACTCACCGAAGAAAGTGCACGAGGACGGGCCGCTCTCACGGACGATCGGTCGATGCGTGGGTTTTTACGATTTTAATATTAACTATCGATCGAACGGCAATCAATCGTTTAACCAGTCATTTCCAATTGGGGATATTGTCCCCAATTTGTTAGGGTACCgctgttttatttcacaaaaaaacaccttgaCTTATCTGTCCACACAAAGCAAGATGTGTCCGCCAGGTGGTTATGCAGCTCGCGGGAACAGAACGCATGAACGGCAGAACGTAACGTCTAGGATTTATTCTTCCACTACCAAAAATAGATGAAACATGTAATTTGCATGCGAAATTACTGATTAAAGCTTCGCAGAGAGGCCACAAACAGAAGATCATTAGGGTAAGGTTTAGGCTAGAGGAATAATTGATCGCTTggtcaattaaaacaaatgatcACTTCCATTTCTAGATCCAAACACAACAATGCAAACGCATGAATGTCCATTTCTGCTGGTCTAATCTTAATGGCTATGCCATTCTAGATGTGCCAGAAGCTTGATGCGCCATTTTGTCAAGATATCGGCAAACGTAAGTTTATTTCATGTTTCCAATCAATGATCAAACACTTACACCGTTTGTGACTGATAGATACAAAGAAGTtaccatttttaaaacaaacgttCTTAAACGTTCCCATCAAAGAGATGGAGCATTAGCATTATTGCCCCCAAACGGTTTTTGTGGTAACACTCAGACCTTGGACGTGACAAAAGGAATAAAACCAATCTAGAACTTCGTtaaggaaaaacaataaaaatgcacTTGTCACTCGTGACTAATAAAACACTGACTCGGACTCGATCCATTGGTCCATCGGTGGTAAGATCCAACACACCGACCGATCCATATATGGACATTTCTTTATCAAAACTCAAACCCGTAGTCTTTGCAAACGACACATCACACACATCACTCGGCGCGTTcttcaacaaacacacaacaacctCCGACGATCCTGCGTGGTGGCGGCATCACACACAGTAAACGGGACACGAAGACGAGTAATCAAGCAGCAAATGTGGCAAACTCCGCCTGGCAGCACATCAAGCGGCAGCTAAACATCATAAACTTAATCCCCATCCCCTCTGTTCGGCATCGGTCGGTATAGATTAATAGAAGTTCACATATTCTAATGAGTTCTCCTCGCGCGTCCTCTTACACTGATCGTTGGACAACTTCCTGGTCCGGACAAAACACACTCGTCGCCACAAACATGCGGTGCGCAATTATAAAACCGATCCAGATTTAAGCGCAGTTCATGGCACAGAGTTCCGATAGCTGCTCCAACATGGTGAGCTGCTAGGAACACTCCTTTTGTACAACCCGATACCAATCGCGCACACCGGACCGGTTCTAATACATCAACAACCATCAAATGCTCAAAGGTGTGTGTCGTAGGCGTTCGTGCTCTCTGGCTGTTCTCTTCCAGCTCGTTCTCTTCCGAACATTGGAGACACGTCCATGGCAATGACCGTACTGGAGAGGTAACTCCCGCACGAAGAGAGTGCCCAAAAAAGGTCACCTTATTCTAGGGCTGTAACTCCGAAAAGGGCACGAACGGATGGGCCTAGGCGCGGATGGGAGTACACCCGAGTACGCCGACGCCACCCGGGGCCAACGCGTTCGATACGACACgtcaaatgtaaacaaacgatCTTCCGTACTTTCGATGCGGAGCGTTTTATATCCAAACTGGAGTTCAAGCACTTGGTTCTGCTTAACCTTGACCGACGTTACACCGAAGCGCCCCCAACAACACATCATCTTGACGCGTGTGAGACAGACCTGGGGGAAACGGGTTTGCTATGCCCAAATATGCTCACTTCCACACTTTGCCACTTCACCATcatcttcccttttttatgaGGGT
The DNA window shown above is from Anopheles funestus chromosome 3RL, idAnoFuneDA-416_04, whole genome shotgun sequence and carries:
- the LOC125771570 gene encoding general odorant-binding protein 71 — protein: MDRRMGCVDRAATIGVCSVILLVFLLGTSRPVEGLRCRTGEGPSTEDVKRIVRTCLNKVTNSGSENRTSDEYPDYDSSTSDETNEEKDSNDGRQGANNKQGTKPSYYDRRYDGTERGNGRMNGRPEESGRRQQMDRRDQRNGEDRNGRTKMSDRGRDRNEEEQQMMRDYGRSYRRRKRQYYGGQGTSSGSGGEYTSYGRPPPQFGETVTGNGSRGGNSSSIERDRACLMQCFFEELKATNADGFPEKHKVLHVITKDIREHELREFYIDSIQECFHVLALDNRLKDKCDYSMRFVTCLSDRFESNCDDWDTVTSAMF
- the LOC125771565 gene encoding differentially expressed in FDCP 6-like, whose protein sequence is MATLLKNVTNSICHAFNALQQNRDGFVSKSKLKVLTANIATLLDLYGVERGLDHFRSTATLNFEHYRYYLAQEVFAGVSNELPLAALRNYETKIDEVCWLVCRMNFPANDQYYTEEAVYKLFRIFCLVADLSTDASEPNRYAVKIHPMEALIIIKHLLNALGLNYDGDGKYDYLRTSDQSLEFGELLEMLRFKNYDKVNDYRESICEAIGDMYQTLIEDVIKKGYLFRRGYVLPTFREYFFVLQPCELSYYKHPADREVCGTIVLDSRFMVKPAGNPSSGKQEKVQRFTLVSGDRTYELGTPDHKTRLQWIAALQLAITYSTGREGFQRDTVNRRKQQREAEQRRRREEEQLRSQHLRRLEETHVQLEREKQARLAAESQARQYEAVAREDSRRVAELEDVKLCLEKMLEDEIQAKRDEEIVRALQARVLAEEWEKREELEQLQAEQKSLLEQERQKRMEFEHRQQENEQKLFEAEGMLRQLEEERKRLDRELKLARQKIQLSEDNKGIVEAKLQAMSPTYRTSAGEFMIRRTQSFVAADRPVLVAGTRSSHRFS
- the LOC125771566 gene encoding dynein regulatory complex subunit 2; this translates as MGKKKGGNKNKLAKMSDEERARYLQHRADMEEEARRRKQQLIATFMKNKLKREDAFARLNLAKINQEWRSILRNIKCKELKEEVEAVEKTCTECIENKNAVIKRLLCDLDESEDLYSTMLHAHMERVEKIIRIHNDRVNFLMELYELDKKEIIENYEREMELYKSKKFELQKDLECVFYGLAEKARTDRLRNEEEHMLKKDELKNSMILKLEMITKEREREMERLWKEFQRVLNLYLRNTEEYRNEYNTLRDQDSSDTKNIQDHYAEVARLSDQIADLRLKLATLKEEHEFNMKQMQKSKAELQHRVQNLKQEMELGTRLDQEQLKTLAVYSNDAIKHLQGMQKKVKSIYQIASFCKKYETESEDLLPFVQRPKESQGVPSELPIAERALALPSTTDPTMDSFKREVFDTAELFESFWMRFNKARIDVACLREEKQQLIDRNEQLKTHLKDYLITVNMNSGGPVESHVDLLTKRPTSMKIEKLVRIDEQVLVQEGTRKTVRFRAGGQQIVQRPVTCIEGNLSNAIRNERLLGVRAKSSDIYSMVRNTA